The following coding sequences are from one Brienomyrus brachyistius isolate T26 chromosome 15, BBRACH_0.4, whole genome shotgun sequence window:
- the LOC125709321 gene encoding uncharacterized protein LOC125709321 isoform X1, producing MFLCNASAIKDWSSFLTQILPLVNKTADFVHQSIEKVESTTSAMVTALEADLSGESASRPPSDPNHTSGMEHFFQYSYSESDLLYTDFKNQPGDPIPLPKAVLYLVMAALVMVAVAYAIVGHLVKDLLHDFVDWVFGARPVDTSSKTQINCISNSMNEMSEMGELTQFANTKELHCGQSDCLDAAKEEEFIITIDETLHLPQDPYCGT from the exons ATGTTTTTATGCAATGCCAGTGCCATAAAAGATTGGAGTTCTTTCCTCACGCAGATCTTGCCGCTCGTGAACAAGACGGCAGATTTTGTCCACCAAAGCATAGAAAAAGTAGAATCTACCACCAGTGCAATGGTGACGGCCTTGGAAGCTGACCTCAGCGGGGAGAGCGCCAGTCGCCCCCCGTCCGACCCGAACCACACCTCGGGGATGGAGCACTTCTTCCAGTACTCCTACTCAGAGAGTGACCTTCTGTACACGGACTTCAAAAACCAGCCCGGCGATCCCATCCCTCTGCCCAAAGCCGTGTTATATTTGGTGATGGCAGCTTTGGTGATGGTCGCTGTGGCGTATGCTATCGTCGGACACCTAGTGAAGGATCTGCTCCATGATTTTGTTG ATTGGGTGTTTGGGGCCCGTCCAGTCGACACCAGCAGTAAGACTCAAATAAACTGTATCAGCAATAGCATGAATGAGATGAGTGAGATGGGCGAACTCACTCAGTTTGCGAACACTAAGGAGCTTCATTGCGGTCAGAGTGACTGTCTGGATGCTGCTAAGGAGGAGGAGTTCATAATCACCATAGACGAGACTTTACACCTACCTCAAGATCCGTACTGTGGTACTTAA
- the LOC125709321 gene encoding uncharacterized protein LOC125709321 isoform X2, with product MVTALEADLSGESASRPPSDPNHTSGMEHFFQYSYSESDLLYTDFKNQPGDPIPLPKAVLYLVMAALVMVAVAYAIVGHLVKDLLHDFVDWVFGARPVDTSSKTQINCISNSMNEMSEMGELTQFANTKELHCGQSDCLDAAKEEEFIITIDETLHLPQDPYCGT from the exons ATGGTGACGGCCTTGGAAGCTGACCTCAGCGGGGAGAGCGCCAGTCGCCCCCCGTCCGACCCGAACCACACCTCGGGGATGGAGCACTTCTTCCAGTACTCCTACTCAGAGAGTGACCTTCTGTACACGGACTTCAAAAACCAGCCCGGCGATCCCATCCCTCTGCCCAAAGCCGTGTTATATTTGGTGATGGCAGCTTTGGTGATGGTCGCTGTGGCGTATGCTATCGTCGGACACCTAGTGAAGGATCTGCTCCATGATTTTGTTG ATTGGGTGTTTGGGGCCCGTCCAGTCGACACCAGCAGTAAGACTCAAATAAACTGTATCAGCAATAGCATGAATGAGATGAGTGAGATGGGCGAACTCACTCAGTTTGCGAACACTAAGGAGCTTCATTGCGGTCAGAGTGACTGTCTGGATGCTGCTAAGGAGGAGGAGTTCATAATCACCATAGACGAGACTTTACACCTACCTCAAGATCCGTACTGTGGTACTTAA